The sequence below is a genomic window from Serratia nevei.
TGCTGGAGAAGCTGCAGGAGCTGGGCTGGCGCATCGGTGCGGAAAACTCCGGCCATGTGATCCTGCTGGACAAAACCACCACCGGCGACGGCATCGTGGCCGGGCTGCAGGTGCTGACCGCCATGGTGCGCAACCACATGAGCCTGCATGACCTGTGCAGCGGCATGAAGCTGCTGCCGCAGATCCTGGTCAACGTGCGCTTCGCCGGCGATCACAACCCGCTGGAGTCCGACGCGGTGCGTAAAGTCACCGAGCAGGTGGAAGCCGAACTGGCCGGCCGCGGCCGGGTGCTGCTGCGCAAATCGGGCACCGAACCGCTGATCCGCGTGATGGTGGAAGGCGAGGACGAACAGCAGGTGACCGCGCTGGCGCATCGCATCGCCGACGCGGTGAAATCCGCTGGTTAAAACAGACAGTTAGCCGCCGGGCTCGGCAAAGCTGAGCCCGGAGAGGCGATTGTTGGCGTTTTTTTCCGCAAACGCGCCGGCGGCTGCAAATTGCCCTTGCGCGGGTTGGCGGCTTTGGTTAGTATTCACACCCGCTTCAGTAGGCAGTTTATAAAAACGCCTGCTTGATGAGTGTGAAGCATTTGGCATGCGGTGAGGCCGCAAGGATACGGGTACTACTATGTACGAAGCTCTTCTGGTAATTTTCCTGCTGATCTCAATCGGGCTGGTCGCTCTGATTATGCTGCAGCAAGGTAAAGGCGCTGATATGGGAGCCTCTTTCGGAGCAGGTGCATCAGGCACGTTGTTCGGTTCGAGTGGTTCCGGTAACTTTATGACCCGCATGACTGCTGTGCTGGCGACGCTGTTCTTCGTCATCAGCCTGATTCTGGGCAACCTCAGCAGCAACCAAAGCAAGAAAGGCAGCGAGTGGGAAAACCTGGGTCAGCCAGTGAAAACTGAGCAGACAACCGCGCCGGCAGCACCTGCCAAGCCGAGCAGCGATATCCCGCAGTAAGCCGCAACAAAGTTTGAAAACGGTGGTTGTGAACTCGAAAGAACAACGGCCGTTAGCAGTAAGAATCAGTACCGAGGTGGTGGAATTGGTAGACACGCTACCTTGAGGTGGTAGTGCCCTAACGGGCTTGTGGGTTCGAGTCCCATCCTCGGTACCAAATCCCAGAGATAACTTGCAATTTTGCGATTATCGGCGTAGTATTTGCCACGTTTTCGGACGCGGGGTGGAGCAGCCTGGTAGCTCGTCGGGCTCATAACCCGAAGGTCGTCGGTTCAAATCCGGCCCCCGCAACCACTTTCCTTTAAGTGTTTATTTTCAAATACACTTTTCGATTGAAACCCGCTTTTCTCGATCAACATTTGAAAATGACACTTGCTCGAAAGTTGTACCGAGGCCGCCTAGCGGCAAACAGGGTCCAGTTGCATAAAGCCCCGATTTTTCGGGGTTTTTTGTTATTTGGCAACAGAAGCACTGGGCTATTTAGCCCTTTTTTTATGTCTTGGGGGTGGGCTTGTCCACATTAGAGCAACAGTTAACAGAGATGCTTTCGGCACCGGTAGAAGCGTTGGGCTTTGAGCTTGTAGGCATCGAATTCATTCGTGCGCGCCAATCGACGCTCCGCATCTATATTGATAGTGATAACGGCATCAATGTTGATGATTGCGCTGATGTCAGCCACCAGGTCAGCGCTGTATTGGACGTCGAAGATCCAATCACGGTCGCTTACAACTTGGAAGTCTCCTCTCCTGGCCTTGATCGCCCGATGTTCACCGCTGAGCACTATACGCGTTTCCTCGGTGAAGAAGTCAGCCTGGTCCTGCGCATGGCGGTACAAAACCGTCGCAAGTGGCAGGGTATTATCAAGTCTGTCGAAGGCGAGATGATCACGGTTACTGTGGAAGGGAAAGATGAAGTGTTCGCGCTGAGCAACATCCAGAAAGCGAACCTGGTACCCCACTTTTAAAGTTTGGAAGAGGCAACTAGGATGAACAAAGAGATTCTGGCTGTTGTTGAAGCAGTTTCCAATGAAAAATCCCTTCCGCGCGAGAAGATTTTCGAAGCGCTGGAAACTGCATTAGCCACCGCAACCAAGAAAAAATACGAGCAGGAAATCGACGTGCGCGTCAGCATTGACCGCAGAACCGGCGATTTCGATACCTTCCGCCGTTGGGTCGCCGTAGATGAAGTGACTCAGCCAACGCGTGAAATCACGCTGGAAGCCGCTCAGTTTGAAGACCCGAGCATCGAGCTCGGCGGCTACGTCGAAGATCAGATCGAGTCCGTGACCTTCGACCGTATCACCACCCAAACCGCCAAGCAGGTTATCGTGCAGAAAGTGCGCGAAGCCGAGCGTGCGATGGTGGTCGACGCTTTCCGTGAACACGAAGGTGAGATCGTCACCGGCGTGGTGAAGAAAGTGAACCGTGACAGCATCGCGCTGGATCTGGGCAACAACGCCGAAGCGGTGATTGGCCGTGAAGACATGCTGCCGCGCGAAAACTTCCGTCCGGGCGACCGCATTCGCGGCGTACTGTACGCCGTGCGTCCTGAAGCTCGCGGCGCGCAGCTGTTCGTCAGCCGTTCCAGCTCGGAAATGCTGAAAGAACTGTTCCGCATCGAAGTGCCGGAAATCGGCGAAGAAGTGATCGAAATTAAAGCGGCAGCCCGCGATCCTGGCTCCCGCGCGAAAATTGCAGTGAAAACCAACGACAAGCGCATCGACCCGGTCGGCGCCTGCGTAGGTATGCGCGGTGCGCGCGTTCAGGCCGTGTCGAGCGAGCTCGGCGGCGAACGCATCGACATCATCCTGTGGGATGATAACCCAGCGCAATTCGTCATCAACGCCATGGCGCCGGCCGACGTCGCGTCGATCGTGGTAGACGAAGATAACTGCACCATGGATATCGCCGTTGAAGCCAGCAACCTGGCGCAGGCGATCGGCCGTAACGGCCAAAACGTGCGTTTGGCTTCCCAGCTGCTGAAACAACACCGCGGCGACGATCGTTGGGAACTGAACGTGATGACGGCGGACGACCTGCAGGCCAAGCACCAGGCCGAGGCTCATGCCGCTATTGATACCTTCACCAAGTATCTTGATATCGACGAAGATTTCGCCACCGTACTGGTTGAAGAAGGCTTCTCCACGCTGGAAGAGCTGGCCTACGTGCCGATCAAAGAGCTGTTGGAAATCGACGGTCTGGATGAAGATACGGTTGAAGCATTGCGCGAACGCGCCAAAGCTGCATTGACCACGCTGGCCCTGGCACAAGAAGAAAGCCTGGGCGACAACAAACCGGCCGACGATTTGCTCAACCTGCCGGGTCTTGAGCGCAGCATGGCCTTTAAACTGGCCGCGCGTGGGGTTTGTACGCTGGAAGATCTTGCCGAGCAGGGTGTTGACGATCTGGCTGATATTGAAGGGCTTAGCGACGAGCAAGCCGGTGAGCTGATCATGGCTGCACGCAATATCTGTTGGTTTGGCGACAACGCGTAATAACTGTAGCAGGAAGGAACAGCATGACGACAGATGTAACCGTAAAATCGCTGGCAGCAGAGATTCAGACTCCGGTTGATCGCCTGGTACAGCAGTTTGCTGATGCAGGGATCAACAAGTCCGAGTCGGACTCTGTTACCCAGCAAGAAAAAGAAACATTGCTGGCGCACCTGAACCGTGAACACGGCAGCGCGCCGGGTAAACTCACTTTGCAGCGCAAAACGCGCAGCACCTTGAATATCCCGAGCACCGGCGGTAAAAGTAAATCGGTGCAAATTGAGGTCCGCAAGAAACGCACTTATGTAAATCGCGATACGCAGGAAGCCCAGTTGGCTGAAGCGGCAGAGCAGGCACAGCGTGAAGCGGAAGAGCAGGCACGGCGCGAAGCGGAAGAGCTCGCAAAACGCGAAGCGGAAGCGAAGCGCGCTGCCGAAGAGCAAGCCAAACGTGAGGCCGCGGAGATTGCTAAGCGTAATTCAGCGGAAAAAGAAAAAGTGACCAATCAACATACCGACGAAATGACCAAGCCAGCTCAGGCGGAAAAAGCACGCCGTGAAGCCGAAGCCGCTGAACTGAAACGCAAAGCGGAAGAGGAAGTGCGCCGCAAGGTTGAAGAGGAAGCCAAGCGCGTGGCGGAAGAAGCCCGTCGCATGGCCGAAGAGAACGGCGAGAAGTGGGCCCAGGCAGACGCGGCAAGCGCCGCGGTTGAAAGCGCCGACTATCACGTGACCACCTCTCAGCACGCCCGTGCCGCAGAAGACGAGAACGACGCCAAAGTTGAAGGCGATCGTCGCAGCCGCACCCGCGGCGGCAAAGCCACCAAGCAGAAGAAAGGCAACAAGCTGTCCGAGTCCAAAGCGGACCGCGAAGAAGCGCGTGCCGTTACCCGTGGCGGTAAAGGCAAACGCAAGCCTAGCGCTCTGCAGCAGGGCTTCAACAAGCCGGCGCAGGTGGTTAACCGTGACGTGGTGATCGGCGAAACCATCACCGTGGCCGAGCTGGCCAACAAGATGGCGGTAAAAGGTTCTCAGGTCATCAAAGTGATGATGAAGCTGGGCGCCATGGCCACCATCAACCAGGTTATCGACCAGGAAACCGCACAGCTGGTTGCCGAAGAGATGGGCCACAAAGTTATCCTGCGTCGTGAAAACGAGCTGGAAGAAGCGCTGATGAGCGACCGTGATACGGGCGCTGCGGCCGAGCCGCGCGCGCCGGTCGTGACCATCATGGGCCACGTTGACCACGGTAAAACCTCTCTGCTGGACTACATCCGCTCCACCAAAGTGGCGGCGGGCGAAGCCGGCGGCATCACCCAGCACATCGGTGCCTACCACGTAGAAACCGAGAACGGCATGATCACCTTCCTGGATACCCCGGGCCACGCCGCGTTTACCTCGATGCGTGCTCGCGGTGCTCAGGCGACTGACATCGTGGTTCTGGTAGTGGCGGCCGACGACGGCGTGATGCCACAGACCATCGAAGCTATCCAGCACGCGAAAGCGGCGCAGGTGCCGTTGGTGGTTGCGGTGAACAAAATCGACAAGCCGGAAGCCGATCCGGACCGCGTTAAGCAGGAACTGTCTCAGTACGGCGTTATGCCGGAAGAGTGGGGCGGCGAAGCGCAGTTCGTCCACGTGTCCGCGAAAGCCGGTACCGGTATTGACGAGCTGCTGCAGGCTATCCTGCTGCAGGCCGAAGTGCTGGAGCTGAAAGCGGTTCGCAGCGGCATGGCGAGCGGCGTGGTGATCGAGTCCTTCCTGGATAAAGGCCGTGGCCCTGTGGCTACCGTGCTGGTTCAGGAAGGTACGCTGAACAAGGGCGACATCGTCCTGTGCGGCTTCGAATACGGCCGTGTGCGTGCGATGCGTGACGAGCTGGGCCGTGAAGTGACCTCTGCCGGTCCGTCTATCCCTGTGGAAATCCTGGGTCTGTCCAGCGTGCCTGCAGCGGGTGATGAAGCGACCGTGGTGCGTGACGAGAAGAAAGCGCGTGAAGTGGCGCTGTACCGTCAGGGCAAGTTCCGCGAAGTCAAACTGGCGCGTCAGCAGAAGTCCAAGCTGGAAAACATGTTCGCCAATATGACCGACGGCGAAGTGTCCGAGCTGAACATTGTACTGAAGTCCGACGTACAGGGTTCTTGCGAAGCGATCAGCGACTCGCTGCTGAAACTCTCCACCGACGAAGTGAAGGTGAAGATTGTCGGCTCCGGCGTAGGTGGTATCACCGAAACCGACGCGACGCTGGCTGCGGCTTCCAACGCCATCATCCTGGGCTTCAACGTGCGTGCCGACGCTTCTGCGCGCCGCGTAATCGAAGCGGAAAGCCTGGATCTGCGTTACTACTCCGTGATCTATAACCTGATCGACGAAGTGAAGCAGGCGATGAGCGGTATGCTGGCGCCGGAATACAAGCAGCAGATCATCGGCCTGGCCGAAGTGCGCGACGTGTTCAAATCGCCTAAGTTCGGCGCTATCGCCGGCTGTATGGTTACCGAAGGGACCATCAAGCGTCACAACCCAATCCGCGTACTGCGCGACAACGTGGTTATCTATGAAGGCGAGCTGGAATCCCTGCGCCGCTTCAAAGATGACGTTAACGAAGTCCGTAACGGCATGGAATGTGGTATCGGCGTTAAGAACTATAACGACGTGCGCGTCGGCGACATGATCGAAGTGTTCGAAATCATTGAGATCCAACGCACCATCGCTTAACGATTGCACATCTGCTTATATCTGTTTACGGGGGGCCTTTGTGCCCCCCGATTTGTCTGGAGAATCCAAAATGGCAAAAGAATTCAGCCGCGGTCAACGCGTGGCGCAAGAGATGCAGAAAGAGATTGCGATCATTCTGCAGCGTGAAGTGAAAGATCCGCGCGTCGGCATGGCGACCGTTTCCGGCGTGGAAGTGTCCCGAGACCTGGCGTATGCCAAGGTTTACGTCACCTTCCTGAACGTGCTGACCGAGAACCACGATCCGGATCTGGTCACCAACGGCATTAAAGCGTTGCAGGACGCTTCCGGCTACATCCGCACCCTGCTGGGCAAAGCGATGCGCCTGCGCGTGGTGCCGGAGTTGACCTTCGCCTACGACAACTCCCTGGTGGAAGGCATGCGCATGTCCAACCTGGTGACCAACGTGGTGAAGAACGACGCCGAGCGCCGTTCCGCCTCAGGCGATGACAAGGAGGATTAATGAGTCGCCCTCGTCGCCGCGGCCGTGATATCCACGGCGTGCTGTTGCTGGACAAGCCGCAAGGCTTGTCATCCAACGATGCGCTGCAAAAAGTAAAACGCCTGTACAACGCGAACCGGGCGGGCCATACCGGCGCGCTCGATCCGTTGGCGACCGGCATGCTGCCTATCTGCCTGGGCGAAGCGACCAAGTTTTCGCAATACCTGCTCGATTCCGACAAGCGTTATCGGGTGATTGCCAAGCTGGGGCAGCGCACCGATACCTCCGACGCCGACGGCCAGATCGTGCAGGTGCGCCCGGTGAATTTTACCCAGGCGCAGCTCGACGCGGCGCTGGACACCTTCCGCGGCGATATCCAGCAGGTGCCGTCGATGTATTCGGCGCTGAAATACCAAGGCAAGAAACTCTACGAGTATGCGCGCCAGGGGATTGAAGTGCCGCGCGAAGCGCGCAGCATCACGGTGTACGAGCTGCAGTTTATCCGCTGGGAAGGGGATGAGTTGGAGTTGGAGATCCACTGCTCGAAAGGTACCTACATCCGCACCATCACCGACGATCTCGGCGAGCTGCTGGGCTGCGGCGCGCACGTGATCTATCTGCGCCGCCTGCAGGTGGCGACTTATCCGATCGCGCGCATGGTGACGCTGGAACAGCTGAACGCTTTGCTGGCACAGGCGCAGGAACAAGACATCGCACCCGGCGAACTGCTCGATCCGCTGCTGATGCCGATGGACAGCCCGGTTGAGAACTATCCGGAAGTGAATTTGCTGCCGGTGGTGGCGGGCTACGTCAAACAGGGGCAACCGGTGCAAGTGGCCGGCGCGCCGGCTTCCGGCCTGGTGCGTATCACCGAGGGTGAAGAGCGAAAATTCATCGGCGTTGGTGACATCGCCGAGGACGGTCGTGTGGCGCCGCGCCGCCTGGTGGTCGAGCATTTCGACTGACGGCGGGGCACTGCGTCGCCTTGCGATCGCACTGCGCTAAGAGTAGAATGGCGCAGCTTATGCATTGGGTTGCTGAATTAGAGATCGGCGCCTGTTTTTATTATCTATAATCTGGAGTATTACAATGTCTCTAAGTGTTGAAGCTAAAGCTCAAATCGTAGCTGATTTCGGTCGTGGTACTAACGACAGCGGTTCTACCGAAGTTCAGGTTGCCCTGCTGACTGCGCAGATCAACCATCTGCAAGGCCACTTCTCCGAGCACAAAAAAGATCACCACAGCCGTCGTGGTCTGCTGCGTATGGTTTCTCAGCGTCGTAAGCTGCTGGACTACCTGAAGCGTAAAGATGTAGCACGTTACACCAGCCTGATCGAGCGTCTGGGTCTGCGTCGCTAATCTAGCAAGTTTCAGTGGAAAGGGGCCTATTTTGGCCCCTTTCTTCTAGGAAGCATAAGCAAATCAGGTTAATGTATTACTGATGTTTCCAAACAGGTTCTTCCGTTACAGAGGTTCGCGCGGCTAATGAGAGGCTTTATCTCCCGTCTGAGATAAGGATTGTCATTAGTCGCGAGGATGTAGTGAGAAGGCAAATCGAGTCACAGGCGTGTCGAGTCGTCAATGCGATTGCGCGCCGCTAATCAAGGATATAATTTTGCTGACACCGATCATTCGCAAATTCCAGTATGGCCAGCATACCGTCACCATCGAAACCGGTATGATGGCTCGTCAGGCCACTGCCGCCGTTATGGTGAGCATGGATGACACCGCCGTCTTCGTTACCGTCGTTGGCCAGAAAAAAGCCAAACCGGGCCAGAGCTTCTTCCCGCTGACCG
It includes:
- the rbfA gene encoding 30S ribosome-binding factor RbfA; the encoded protein is MAKEFSRGQRVAQEMQKEIAIILQREVKDPRVGMATVSGVEVSRDLAYAKVYVTFLNVLTENHDPDLVTNGIKALQDASGYIRTLLGKAMRLRVVPELTFAYDNSLVEGMRMSNLVTNVVKNDAERRSASGDDKED
- the nusA gene encoding transcription termination factor NusA translates to MNKEILAVVEAVSNEKSLPREKIFEALETALATATKKKYEQEIDVRVSIDRRTGDFDTFRRWVAVDEVTQPTREITLEAAQFEDPSIELGGYVEDQIESVTFDRITTQTAKQVIVQKVREAERAMVVDAFREHEGEIVTGVVKKVNRDSIALDLGNNAEAVIGREDMLPRENFRPGDRIRGVLYAVRPEARGAQLFVSRSSSEMLKELFRIEVPEIGEEVIEIKAAARDPGSRAKIAVKTNDKRIDPVGACVGMRGARVQAVSSELGGERIDIILWDDNPAQFVINAMAPADVASIVVDEDNCTMDIAVEASNLAQAIGRNGQNVRLASQLLKQHRGDDRWELNVMTADDLQAKHQAEAHAAIDTFTKYLDIDEDFATVLVEEGFSTLEELAYVPIKELLEIDGLDEDTVEALRERAKAALTTLALAQEESLGDNKPADDLLNLPGLERSMAFKLAARGVCTLEDLAEQGVDDLADIEGLSDEQAGELIMAARNICWFGDNA
- the truB gene encoding tRNA pseudouridine(55) synthase TruB — protein: MSRPRRRGRDIHGVLLLDKPQGLSSNDALQKVKRLYNANRAGHTGALDPLATGMLPICLGEATKFSQYLLDSDKRYRVIAKLGQRTDTSDADGQIVQVRPVNFTQAQLDAALDTFRGDIQQVPSMYSALKYQGKKLYEYARQGIEVPREARSITVYELQFIRWEGDELELEIHCSKGTYIRTITDDLGELLGCGAHVIYLRRLQVATYPIARMVTLEQLNALLAQAQEQDIAPGELLDPLLMPMDSPVENYPEVNLLPVVAGYVKQGQPVQVAGAPASGLVRITEGEERKFIGVGDIAEDGRVAPRRLVVEHFD
- the rpsO gene encoding 30S ribosomal protein S15; the encoded protein is MSLSVEAKAQIVADFGRGTNDSGSTEVQVALLTAQINHLQGHFSEHKKDHHSRRGLLRMVSQRRKLLDYLKRKDVARYTSLIERLGLRR
- the secG gene encoding preprotein translocase subunit SecG, which encodes MYEALLVIFLLISIGLVALIMLQQGKGADMGASFGAGASGTLFGSSGSGNFMTRMTAVLATLFFVISLILGNLSSNQSKKGSEWENLGQPVKTEQTTAPAAPAKPSSDIPQ
- the infB gene encoding translation initiation factor IF-2, with the translated sequence MTTDVTVKSLAAEIQTPVDRLVQQFADAGINKSESDSVTQQEKETLLAHLNREHGSAPGKLTLQRKTRSTLNIPSTGGKSKSVQIEVRKKRTYVNRDTQEAQLAEAAEQAQREAEEQARREAEELAKREAEAKRAAEEQAKREAAEIAKRNSAEKEKVTNQHTDEMTKPAQAEKARREAEAAELKRKAEEEVRRKVEEEAKRVAEEARRMAEENGEKWAQADAASAAVESADYHVTTSQHARAAEDENDAKVEGDRRSRTRGGKATKQKKGNKLSESKADREEARAVTRGGKGKRKPSALQQGFNKPAQVVNRDVVIGETITVAELANKMAVKGSQVIKVMMKLGAMATINQVIDQETAQLVAEEMGHKVILRRENELEEALMSDRDTGAAAEPRAPVVTIMGHVDHGKTSLLDYIRSTKVAAGEAGGITQHIGAYHVETENGMITFLDTPGHAAFTSMRARGAQATDIVVLVVAADDGVMPQTIEAIQHAKAAQVPLVVAVNKIDKPEADPDRVKQELSQYGVMPEEWGGEAQFVHVSAKAGTGIDELLQAILLQAEVLELKAVRSGMASGVVIESFLDKGRGPVATVLVQEGTLNKGDIVLCGFEYGRVRAMRDELGREVTSAGPSIPVEILGLSSVPAAGDEATVVRDEKKAREVALYRQGKFREVKLARQQKSKLENMFANMTDGEVSELNIVLKSDVQGSCEAISDSLLKLSTDEVKVKIVGSGVGGITETDATLAAASNAIILGFNVRADASARRVIEAESLDLRYYSVIYNLIDEVKQAMSGMLAPEYKQQIIGLAEVRDVFKSPKFGAIAGCMVTEGTIKRHNPIRVLRDNVVIYEGELESLRRFKDDVNEVRNGMECGIGVKNYNDVRVGDMIEVFEIIEIQRTIA
- the rimP gene encoding ribosome maturation factor RimP; its protein translation is MSTLEQQLTEMLSAPVEALGFELVGIEFIRARQSTLRIYIDSDNGINVDDCADVSHQVSAVLDVEDPITVAYNLEVSSPGLDRPMFTAEHYTRFLGEEVSLVLRMAVQNRRKWQGIIKSVEGEMITVTVEGKDEVFALSNIQKANLVPHF